From Pseudoxanthomonas sp. CF385, a single genomic window includes:
- a CDS encoding FtsX-like permease family protein: MKYFHLIWAALFRRKTRTFLTLASILAAFLLFGLLDGIRTSFAQLGQNSNGAQRLQTASRLSFIETLPLSLEPRIKQIDNIQAVTYANWFGGAYQNPRNQLFTFAVAPNYLDLYPEIEVAASEREAWARTRTGVLVGDALMKRFGWKVGQKIPLQSTIFPNSDGTLNWSFDIVGTLKAKDRKNAGFTEGMLLMHYKYFEESTPYVDGDVGWYVSRVSDVRRSDAAAKAIDALSMNSPHETKTMSEQAAMASQLKQMADIGLIVGSIMGAVFFTLLLLTGNTMAQAVRERTSELAVLKTIGFTSTSVLGMVLAESILLVLLGGVLGLGLAAVIGPIVSAVSGGVISLPPIGLQSWMLGLGLMVAIGLLVGALPALRAMRLNIVDALAGR, from the coding sequence ATGAAATACTTCCATCTGATCTGGGCCGCGCTGTTCCGGCGCAAGACCCGCACCTTCCTGACGCTGGCGTCGATCCTGGCGGCGTTCCTGCTGTTCGGCCTGCTGGACGGCATCCGCACCTCGTTCGCCCAGCTGGGGCAGAACTCCAACGGCGCCCAGCGGCTGCAGACGGCCTCTCGCCTGTCGTTCATCGAGACGCTGCCGCTGTCGCTGGAGCCGCGGATCAAGCAGATCGACAACATCCAGGCGGTGACCTACGCCAACTGGTTCGGCGGTGCGTACCAGAATCCGCGCAACCAGCTCTTCACCTTCGCGGTGGCGCCCAATTACCTGGACCTGTATCCGGAGATCGAGGTCGCCGCGTCCGAACGCGAGGCCTGGGCGCGGACGCGCACCGGCGTGCTGGTCGGCGACGCGCTGATGAAGCGCTTCGGCTGGAAGGTCGGGCAGAAGATCCCGCTGCAGTCGACGATCTTCCCGAACAGCGACGGCACCCTGAACTGGTCGTTCGATATCGTCGGCACGCTGAAGGCCAAGGACCGGAAGAACGCCGGGTTCACCGAAGGCATGCTGCTGATGCACTACAAGTACTTCGAGGAATCCACGCCCTACGTCGACGGCGACGTGGGCTGGTACGTCAGCCGGGTATCGGACGTGCGGCGCAGCGACGCGGCCGCCAAGGCCATCGATGCGCTGTCGATGAATTCGCCGCACGAGACCAAGACGATGAGCGAGCAGGCCGCGATGGCCTCGCAGCTCAAGCAGATGGCCGACATCGGCCTGATCGTCGGCTCGATCATGGGCGCGGTGTTCTTCACCCTGCTGCTGCTGACCGGCAACACCATGGCCCAGGCGGTGCGCGAGCGGACCTCGGAGCTGGCGGTGCTGAAGACCATCGGCTTCACCAGCACGTCGGTGCTCGGCATGGTGCTGGCCGAATCCATCCTGCTGGTGCTGCTGGGCGGCGTGCTCGGCCTCGGTCTGGCGGCGGTGATCGGCCCGATCGTCAGCGCGGTCAGCGGCGGCGTCATCAGCCTGCCGCCGATCGGCCTGCAAAGCTGGATGCTGGGCCTGGGCCTGATGGTCGCCATCGGCCTGTTGGTGGGTGCGCTGCCCGCGCTGCGGGCGATGCGTCTGAACATCGTCGATGCACTGGCCGGCCGCTGA
- a CDS encoding ABC transporter permease: protein MSLLKPLLRGALLFLVLVVFLAAWIFLPWPFLLGIAVLFALWMAFTRGGRQAASVTQVGISTLSQRLGASSVVIVGIAGVVGVLVALFAMAEGYRQTVSAAGNDETAIVLRGGSAAELMSVLSRDQINAIERAPEIARDKDGRPLASAELVVAANLPRSNGKDDGSVTLRGVGDRAWAVRPNLKVVQGRTFETGRRELVVGKGAQKQFKGLEVGKQVRLGNENWAVVGVFASGDGMESEMWADAEVVSSTYRRGSSRASVYAKLANAKAFNGFKATLKADPRLQVEADTTRGYFGKQSEPITKVLRIIGIIVGSIMAIGAIFGALNTMFATVAARAREIATLRAIGFRGMPVVVAVMLETMLLAALGGALGGLLAWLVFNGYTASTLAGGVAQLSFEFKVTPALLWEGLKWALAIGFIGGLFPALRASTLPVTDALRAA, encoded by the coding sequence ATGAGCCTGTTGAAACCCCTGTTGCGCGGCGCACTGCTGTTCCTGGTGCTGGTGGTGTTCCTGGCCGCCTGGATCTTCCTGCCCTGGCCGTTCCTGCTCGGCATCGCCGTGCTGTTCGCCCTGTGGATGGCCTTCACCCGCGGCGGTCGCCAGGCCGCGTCGGTGACCCAGGTCGGCATCAGCACGCTGAGCCAACGCCTGGGTGCCTCGTCGGTCGTCATCGTCGGCATCGCCGGCGTGGTCGGCGTGCTGGTGGCGCTCTTCGCGATGGCCGAAGGCTATCGCCAGACCGTCAGCGCCGCGGGCAACGACGAGACCGCGATCGTGCTGCGCGGTGGTTCGGCCGCCGAGCTGATGTCGGTGCTGTCGCGCGACCAGATCAACGCGATCGAGCGCGCGCCGGAAATCGCCCGCGACAAGGACGGCCGTCCGCTGGCCTCGGCCGAACTGGTCGTCGCCGCCAACCTGCCGCGCAGCAACGGCAAGGACGACGGCAGCGTCACCCTGCGTGGCGTCGGCGACCGTGCATGGGCCGTGCGACCGAACCTGAAGGTGGTGCAAGGCCGCACGTTCGAGACCGGCCGCCGCGAACTGGTCGTCGGCAAGGGCGCGCAGAAGCAGTTCAAGGGCCTGGAAGTCGGCAAGCAGGTCCGGCTCGGCAACGAGAACTGGGCCGTGGTCGGCGTGTTCGCATCCGGCGACGGCATGGAATCGGAAATGTGGGCCGACGCCGAAGTGGTCTCGTCGACGTACCGCCGCGGCAGCAGCCGGGCATCGGTCTACGCGAAGCTGGCCAACGCCAAGGCCTTCAACGGCTTCAAGGCGACGCTGAAGGCCGATCCGCGCCTGCAGGTGGAGGCCGACACCACCCGCGGCTATTTCGGCAAGCAGTCCGAGCCGATCACCAAGGTGCTGCGCATCATCGGCATCATCGTCGGTTCGATCATGGCCATCGGCGCGATCTTCGGCGCACTGAACACGATGTTCGCGACGGTGGCGGCACGCGCCCGCGAGATTGCCACACTGCGTGCGATCGGTTTCCGCGGCATGCCCGTCGTGGTGGCGGTGATGCTGGAAACGATGCTGCTGGCCGCGTTGGGCGGTGCGCTGGGCGGCCTGCTGGCGTGGCTCGTGTTCAACGGCTACACCGCGTCCACGCTGGCGGGTGGCGTTGCGCAACTGAGCTTCGAGTTCAAGGTCACGCCCGCGCTGCTGTGGGAAGGCCTCAAGTGGGCGCTCGCCATCGGCTTCATCGGCGGCCTGTTCCCCGCGCTGCGCGCGTCCACGCTGCCGGTGACCGACGCGCTGCGCGCGGCCTGA
- the rarD gene encoding EamA family transporter RarD: MTPPPLDRKGLAITVGTFLIWGVVPLYWHLLKAVPSFQIIAHRIVWSAVLVLGWLLLKNGLGWWRQIRAQPRAVPLLGISSLLIAFNWGLYIWAVNAGHVVETSLGYFINPLINVVLGVMVLRERLSPAQWIAVAFALAGVAWLTLQAGSPPWIALGLAFSFGLYGLVRKLVAVDAVAGLGVESLYLFLPALAYVVWGEFGHGGGFIDGFGWKNNLLLILGGVVTAVPLIGFAYGVRRIPLSVVGLLQYIAPSLQFLIGVLVFKEAFDATRAIGFAAIWAGLVIFASDGLWRARRRDALVAAPSNK; this comes from the coding sequence ATGACCCCGCCACCGCTCGACCGCAAAGGGCTGGCGATCACCGTCGGTACCTTCCTGATCTGGGGCGTGGTGCCGCTGTACTGGCACCTGCTCAAGGCGGTGCCGTCGTTCCAGATCATCGCCCACCGCATCGTGTGGAGCGCGGTGCTGGTCCTGGGGTGGCTTTTGCTGAAGAACGGCCTCGGCTGGTGGCGGCAGATCCGCGCGCAACCGCGCGCCGTGCCGCTGCTCGGCATCAGCAGCCTGCTGATCGCGTTCAACTGGGGCCTCTACATCTGGGCCGTCAACGCCGGCCATGTGGTGGAAACCAGCCTCGGTTACTTCATCAACCCGTTGATCAACGTGGTGCTGGGCGTCATGGTCCTGCGTGAGCGCTTGTCGCCTGCGCAGTGGATCGCGGTGGCGTTCGCGCTGGCCGGCGTGGCGTGGCTGACGCTGCAGGCGGGCTCGCCGCCGTGGATCGCGCTGGGCCTGGCGTTCTCGTTCGGCCTGTATGGCCTGGTCCGCAAGCTGGTCGCGGTGGATGCGGTGGCGGGACTGGGTGTGGAGAGCCTGTACCTGTTCCTGCCGGCGCTGGCCTATGTCGTCTGGGGCGAATTCGGACACGGCGGAGGCTTCATCGATGGCTTCGGCTGGAAGAACAACCTACTGCTCATCCTCGGCGGCGTGGTCACCGCGGTGCCGCTGATCGGCTTCGCTTACGGCGTGCGGCGCATCCCGCTGTCGGTGGTGGGCCTGCTGCAGTACATCGCGCCCAGCCTGCAGTTCCTGATCGGCGTGCTGGTGTTCAAGGAAGCCTTCGACGCCACGCGCGCGATCGGCTTCGCCGCGATCTGGGCGGGCCTGGTGATCTTCGCCAGCGATGGCCTGTGGCGCGCGCGTCGCCGCGACGCACTGGTAGCGGCACCGTCGAACAAATAA
- a CDS encoding xanthine dehydrogenase family protein molybdopterin-binding subunit produces MNLETSTSRRDFLRATALAGGGLIIGFVVPGARRFAMAQESAAAAPAAFVPNAFLSIGADDIVTVQLAHAEMGQGIWTTLPMLIAEELDADWSKIRVQHGPADKVYTSPVFGMQGTGGSTTTWSEFDRYRQAGATARAMLLQAAAARLKVPVDQLRTENGAVVSGTTRLRYGELANEAGTQTPPALDALKLRDPKDWKLIGKATKRLDTPEKITGKAKFGMDMQFEGLLTAVVLRSPVFGGTVKSFDATKTRAVAGVRNVVQVPSGVAVIADHYWAAKLGRDALQVVWEGDANAKLDSTALREQFSQLARTEGAVAARAGDVAGALAKADKALEAEYAVPYLAHAAMEPLNCTVKIGDGECDIWCGTQFPTLDQNSAAKILGLPPEKIRIHTPFLGGGFGRRATPTADVVSEAVEVAKAAKAPVKTVWTREDDTRGGYYRSAFVEKIRAGLDKDGMPSAWHHVMVGQSIMAGTFMEAMMVKNGIDATSVEGVADSAYVLGTPAHRVDLHSPVTGIPVLWWRSVGHSVNGFVMESFVDELAHAAGQDPVAYRRTLLKDHSRHLAALNLAAEKFGWGTPPAQGRGHGIAVHESFGSYVAQAAEVSIEDGRIRVHRVVCAIDCGVAVNPGGVQAQMESGIAFGLGAALHSALTLREGQVQESNFHDYQVLRMNEMPKVEVHIVPSTEKMGGVGEPGTPPIAPAVANAVFALTGQRLRELPLRLPTPVSTTPAA; encoded by the coding sequence GTGAACCTTGAAACCTCGACTTCCCGCCGCGACTTCCTGCGCGCCACCGCGCTGGCCGGCGGCGGCCTGATCATCGGCTTCGTCGTGCCCGGCGCGCGCCGCTTCGCGATGGCGCAGGAAAGCGCCGCCGCCGCGCCCGCCGCGTTCGTGCCGAACGCCTTCCTCAGCATCGGTGCGGACGACATCGTCACCGTGCAGCTCGCGCACGCGGAGATGGGCCAGGGCATCTGGACCACCCTGCCGATGCTGATCGCCGAAGAACTGGATGCGGACTGGTCGAAGATCCGCGTGCAGCACGGGCCGGCCGACAAGGTCTATACCAGCCCGGTCTTCGGCATGCAGGGCACCGGCGGTTCGACCACCACCTGGTCCGAGTTCGACCGCTACCGGCAGGCCGGCGCGACCGCACGCGCAATGCTGCTGCAGGCCGCGGCCGCGCGCCTGAAGGTGCCCGTCGACCAGCTGCGCACGGAGAACGGCGCGGTGGTGTCCGGCACCACACGGCTGCGCTACGGCGAACTGGCCAACGAGGCCGGCACGCAGACGCCGCCCGCGCTGGATGCGCTGAAGCTGCGCGACCCCAAGGACTGGAAACTGATCGGCAAGGCGACCAAACGGCTGGACACGCCCGAGAAGATCACCGGCAAGGCCAAGTTCGGCATGGACATGCAGTTCGAGGGCCTGCTGACCGCGGTCGTCCTGCGTTCGCCGGTGTTCGGCGGCACCGTGAAGTCCTTCGACGCGACCAAGACGCGCGCCGTGGCCGGCGTGCGCAACGTGGTGCAGGTGCCCAGCGGCGTGGCCGTGATCGCCGATCACTACTGGGCCGCCAAGCTGGGCCGCGATGCGCTGCAGGTGGTGTGGGAAGGCGACGCGAACGCCAAGCTCGACAGCACCGCGCTTCGCGAGCAGTTCTCGCAGCTGGCACGCACGGAGGGCGCCGTGGCCGCCCGCGCCGGCGACGTGGCAGGCGCGCTGGCGAAGGCCGACAAGGCGCTGGAAGCCGAGTACGCCGTGCCCTACCTGGCGCACGCGGCGATGGAACCGCTGAACTGCACGGTGAAGATCGGCGACGGCGAGTGCGACATCTGGTGCGGAACCCAGTTCCCGACCCTGGACCAGAACAGCGCCGCGAAGATCCTCGGTCTCCCGCCGGAGAAGATCCGCATCCATACGCCGTTCCTGGGTGGCGGTTTCGGCCGGCGCGCGACGCCGACCGCGGACGTGGTGTCCGAAGCCGTCGAAGTCGCCAAGGCCGCGAAGGCGCCGGTCAAGACGGTGTGGACGCGCGAGGACGACACCCGCGGCGGCTACTACCGCTCGGCCTTCGTCGAGAAGATCCGGGCCGGCCTGGACAAGGACGGCATGCCGTCCGCATGGCACCACGTGATGGTGGGCCAATCAATCATGGCCGGCACCTTCATGGAAGCGATGATGGTCAAGAACGGCATCGACGCGACCTCGGTGGAAGGCGTCGCCGATTCGGCCTACGTGCTCGGCACGCCGGCGCACCGCGTGGACCTGCATTCGCCGGTCACCGGCATCCCCGTGCTGTGGTGGCGCTCGGTCGGCCACAGCGTCAATGGGTTCGTGATGGAGAGCTTCGTCGACGAACTGGCGCACGCCGCCGGCCAGGACCCCGTCGCGTACCGGCGCACGCTGCTGAAGGACCATTCGCGCCATCTCGCGGCGTTGAACCTGGCCGCCGAGAAATTCGGCTGGGGCACGCCGCCCGCGCAGGGCCGTGGCCACGGCATCGCCGTGCACGAATCGTTCGGCAGTTACGTGGCGCAGGCCGCCGAGGTGTCGATCGAGGACGGCAGGATCCGCGTGCACCGCGTGGTGTGCGCGATCGATTGCGGCGTGGCCGTCAATCCGGGCGGCGTGCAGGCGCAGATGGAATCGGGCATCGCGTTCGGCCTGGGCGCTGCACTGCATTCGGCGCTGACGCTGCGCGAAGGCCAGGTGCAGGAATCCAACTTCCACGACTACCAGGTGTTGCGGATGAACGAGATGCCGAAGGTGGAAGTGCACATCGTGCCGAGCACCGAAAAGATGGGCGGCGTGGGCGAACCCGGCACACCGCCGATCGCGCCCGCGGTGGCCAACGCGGTGTTCGCCCTCACCGGCCAACGCCTGCGCGAGCTGCCGTTGCGTCTGCCGACGCCCGTTTCCACCACACCCGCTGCCTGA
- a CDS encoding XdhC family protein produces MTASPSVLLASASAGEGCALAVVVATEGSTYVRAGAMALFGPGDAQVGWLSGGCLEPEIARRARQVADTGALDAMEIDTRDDEDLLAGSAVGCRGRLRIVLLPLARMPGWADVVHAWWDGRGALTLAVSDAGGVHARVGDTGPRWAMTPLSATGDAVALAGEVQVPPPARVAIFGAGPETPTLVQGLRALGWHVTVVERRARWIPETDIADAWLMQSPADALRHLKTAPDAALVMHHHFEHDREALDALASTAIPFIGLLGPVRRREDLLRVLPTSTHAVLLPRLRSPVGLKLGGYGAEAIALSIVAQLQAWRHGETA; encoded by the coding sequence ATGACGGCGTCCCCTTCCGTACTGCTCGCGTCCGCCTCCGCCGGCGAAGGGTGCGCGTTGGCCGTGGTCGTGGCGACCGAAGGTTCGACCTACGTGCGGGCCGGCGCGATGGCGCTGTTCGGTCCCGGCGATGCGCAGGTGGGCTGGCTCAGTGGCGGTTGCCTGGAGCCGGAGATCGCACGCCGCGCGCGCCAGGTCGCCGACACCGGTGCGCTGGACGCGATGGAGATCGACACCCGCGACGATGAGGATCTGCTGGCCGGGTCCGCGGTCGGTTGCCGCGGCCGCTTGCGGATCGTGCTGCTGCCGCTGGCGCGCATGCCTGGCTGGGCGGACGTGGTGCACGCCTGGTGGGACGGGCGAGGCGCGCTGACGCTGGCGGTGTCCGACGCCGGCGGGGTGCATGCGCGGGTCGGCGACACGGGCCCGCGCTGGGCGATGACCCCGCTGTCGGCGACAGGCGACGCCGTCGCGCTGGCGGGCGAGGTGCAGGTGCCGCCTCCGGCGCGCGTGGCGATCTTCGGCGCGGGCCCGGAAACGCCGACGCTGGTGCAGGGGCTGCGCGCGCTCGGCTGGCACGTCACCGTGGTGGAGCGGCGTGCGCGCTGGATTCCGGAAACCGACATCGCCGATGCCTGGCTGATGCAGTCGCCGGCCGATGCGCTGCGCCACCTGAAGACCGCGCCCGACGCCGCGCTCGTCATGCACCACCACTTCGAACACGATCGCGAGGCGCTGGACGCGTTGGCGTCTACCGCCATCCCCTTCATCGGTCTGTTGGGCCCGGTGCGTCGCCGCGAGGACCTGCTGCGCGTGCTGCCGACGTCCACGCATGCCGTGCTGTTGCCTCGCCTGCGTTCTCCGGTGGGACTGAAGCTGGGCGGCTACGGTGCCGAAGCGATCGCGCTGAGCATCGTCGCCCAGTTGCAGGCGTGGCGCCACGGTGAGACGGCGTGA
- a CDS encoding methylated-DNA--[protein]-cysteine S-methyltransferase, with protein sequence MTRRPSASSVLSPDPLEAARRLLDEGEPSLSDLAARTGLSASHLQRRFRARYGLSPAEYLARKKLGTLKSALREGHDVTTALYDAGYGSPSRLYERGATRLGMTPATYRAGGRGVSIRWTLVDTLLGRALVAATERGICAIELGDDDAALERRLCDEFPHAQLERVEAGRDDFLAPRLQAVAERLAGREAHVPVDLLGTGFQQRVWDALMKVPEGETVSYAGLARQLGAPRAARAVASACAHNRIAVVVPCHRVIRGDGSLGGYRWGLPRKQQLLAREQG encoded by the coding sequence ATGACGCGCCGCCCTTCCGCTTCCTCCGTGCTTTCGCCCGATCCGCTCGAGGCCGCCCGCCGCCTGCTGGATGAGGGCGAACCCTCGTTGTCGGACCTGGCCGCGCGCACCGGCCTCAGCGCTTCGCACCTGCAGCGGCGCTTCCGTGCGCGTTACGGACTGAGTCCCGCCGAATACCTCGCCCGCAAGAAGCTCGGCACGCTGAAGTCCGCGCTGCGCGAGGGACACGACGTGACCACGGCGCTGTACGACGCCGGCTACGGCTCGCCGTCGCGGCTCTACGAACGCGGCGCCACGCGGTTGGGCATGACGCCCGCCACCTACCGCGCCGGCGGGCGCGGCGTGTCGATCCGCTGGACGCTGGTGGACACGCTGTTGGGCCGCGCGCTGGTGGCGGCCACCGAGCGCGGCATCTGCGCGATCGAACTGGGCGATGACGATGCGGCGCTGGAGCGCCGCCTGTGCGACGAGTTCCCGCACGCGCAACTGGAACGCGTGGAGGCCGGTCGCGATGATTTCCTCGCGCCGCGCCTGCAGGCGGTGGCCGAGCGCCTCGCTGGGCGCGAGGCGCACGTGCCGGTCGACCTGCTGGGCACGGGCTTCCAGCAGCGCGTCTGGGATGCGCTGATGAAGGTGCCCGAGGGCGAGACGGTGAGCTATGCCGGCCTCGCGCGTCAGTTGGGTGCACCGCGCGCCGCGCGTGCCGTGGCCAGTGCGTGCGCGCACAACCGCATCGCCGTCGTGGTGCCGTGCCATCGGGTGATCCGCGGCGACGGTTCGCTGGGCGGCTACCGCTGGGGTCTGCCGCGCAAGCAGCAGCTGCTCGCACGCGAACAGGGCTGA
- a CDS encoding nucleotidyltransferase family protein, whose product MTASHAAVVLAAGGSTRLGRPKQLLMRDGETLVHRAARLALASGAARVLVIVGAHADALREAVRDLPVECHDNAAWASGLGSSVGVAAAALAAHDGPTLLLVCDQPALEEAHLRVLLDASCGSASGCAATRLDLRLGIPVVVSPHVLRRAGTLQGDRGLRDLLNADGAVVAACEAPELAFDIDTQGDIATAVARGWLDAEFPTGAREGPGSSG is encoded by the coding sequence GTGACGGCGTCGCATGCCGCCGTGGTGCTGGCCGCGGGCGGCAGCACGCGGTTGGGCCGGCCGAAGCAACTCCTGATGCGCGACGGGGAGACGCTGGTGCACCGTGCCGCGCGCCTCGCGCTCGCTTCCGGCGCCGCGCGTGTCCTGGTCATCGTCGGCGCACACGCCGATGCCTTGCGTGAAGCCGTGCGCGACCTGCCGGTGGAATGCCACGACAACGCGGCATGGGCGAGCGGGCTCGGCAGCAGCGTGGGCGTGGCGGCCGCGGCCCTGGCTGCGCACGACGGTCCGACGCTGTTGCTCGTCTGCGACCAGCCCGCGCTCGAAGAAGCGCACTTGCGCGTGCTGCTGGATGCGTCGTGCGGAAGCGCATCCGGTTGCGCGGCGACGCGCCTCGACCTACGGCTCGGCATTCCCGTGGTGGTGTCGCCGCATGTCCTGCGTCGTGCGGGCACGCTGCAGGGCGACCGCGGCCTGCGCGACCTGCTCAATGCCGATGGCGCGGTGGTCGCCGCCTGCGAAGCCCCCGAACTGGCGTTCGACATCGATACGCAGGGGGACATCGCCACCGCGGTGGCGCGCGGGTGGCTGGATGCCGAGTTCCCGACCGGGGCCCGCGAGGGCCCCGGATCCTCCGGATGA
- the yedA gene encoding drug/metabolite exporter YedA, translating to MTSSVSAAAPARGGLAVAAALSIVYVVWGSTYLGIRFALEGGFPPLLMVSGSRFVAAGLVLYLFLRWRGVAAPTRAQWKNLLVMGALLLLMGNGMVVLAEQTVSSGLAAVAVASMPLWMGLFGAMRGQHPTRGEWLGIIVGFAGVVWLNAGSSLTGSPVGLVLLLLAPIAWAYGSVWSRGRDLPSPFMTAAAQMLAAGVMLVTAGLLHGERFNVADWTVNGALAVAYLAVFGSIIAFTAYVWLLHHARPVLVGSYAYVNPVIAVALGAFIAGETFTAHDLGAMAVILAGVVVITLARARQSK from the coding sequence ATGACCTCGTCCGTTTCCGCCGCCGCGCCTGCGCGTGGCGGCCTTGCCGTCGCTGCCGCCCTGTCCATCGTCTACGTGGTCTGGGGATCGACCTATCTGGGCATCCGCTTCGCGCTCGAAGGCGGCTTCCCGCCGTTGCTGATGGTGTCGGGCAGCCGTTTCGTCGCGGCGGGTCTGGTGCTGTACCTGTTCCTGCGCTGGCGCGGTGTCGCCGCGCCGACGCGCGCGCAATGGAAGAACCTGCTGGTGATGGGCGCGCTGCTGTTGCTGATGGGCAACGGCATGGTGGTGCTCGCCGAACAGACGGTGTCGTCCGGTCTCGCTGCGGTCGCCGTGGCATCGATGCCGCTGTGGATGGGCCTGTTCGGCGCGATGCGCGGGCAGCACCCGACCCGCGGCGAATGGCTGGGCATCATCGTCGGGTTCGCCGGCGTGGTCTGGCTCAACGCGGGCAGTTCGCTGACCGGGTCGCCGGTCGGGCTGGTGCTGTTGCTGCTGGCGCCGATCGCCTGGGCCTACGGCTCGGTGTGGTCGCGCGGACGCGACCTGCCATCGCCGTTCATGACGGCCGCGGCGCAGATGCTGGCCGCGGGCGTGATGCTGGTGACCGCGGGCCTGCTGCATGGCGAGCGATTCAACGTGGCCGATTGGACCGTAAACGGCGCGCTCGCCGTCGCCTACCTGGCGGTGTTCGGTTCGATCATCGCCTTCACCGCCTACGTGTGGCTGCTGCACCATGCGCGTCCCGTGCTGGTCGGCAGCTATGCCTACGTCAACCCGGTCATCGCCGTGGCGCTGGGCGCCTTCATCGCCGGCGAGACCTTCACCGCGCACGACCTCGGCGCGATGGCGGTGATCCTCGCCGGCGTCGTGGTCATCACGCTGGCGCGCGCACGGCAGTCGAAATGA
- a CDS encoding (2Fe-2S)-binding protein produces MKLNVNGAEREVDAPDDMPLLWVLRDLMGLTGTKFGCGIAQCGACTVHVDGAPLRACVTPASAVAGRKITTIEGLSADGSHPVQKAWAELDVVQCGYCQSGQIMSAVALLAKVPSPTDTDIDQALSGNLCRCGTYQRIRAAVHRAADIGKA; encoded by the coding sequence ATGAAGTTGAACGTCAACGGGGCCGAGCGCGAAGTCGACGCGCCGGATGACATGCCGCTGCTCTGGGTCCTGCGCGACCTGATGGGGCTGACGGGTACCAAGTTCGGTTGCGGCATCGCGCAATGCGGTGCCTGCACGGTGCATGTCGATGGCGCGCCGCTGCGCGCCTGCGTCACGCCCGCGTCCGCCGTCGCCGGCAGGAAGATCACCACCATCGAAGGCCTGTCGGCCGACGGCTCGCATCCGGTGCAGAAAGCCTGGGCCGAGCTGGATGTCGTGCAGTGCGGCTACTGCCAGTCCGGCCAGATCATGTCGGCGGTCGCGTTGCTGGCCAAGGTGCCCTCGCCTACCGACACCGACATCGACCAGGCGCTCTCCGGCAACCTGTGCCGATGCGGCACGTACCAGCGCATCCGCGCCGCCGTGCACCGCGCCGCCGACATCGGCAAGGCCTGA
- a CDS encoding ABC transporter ATP-binding protein yields the protein MANLVSIRNLTKTYQRGPEKVEVLHGIDLDIEEGDFVALMGPSGSGKTTLLNLIGGLDSPTTGSIEVAGQRIDQLNGGQLSHWRSQNVGYVFQFYNLMPALTAQKNVELPLLLTKLGGAQRKRNAEIALQLVGLADRTSHKPTELSGGQQQRVAIARAIVSDPTLLICDEPTGDLDRASAEAILGLLQMLNREHGKTIVMVTHDPKAAEYATHTLHLDKGTLVEQPAHAA from the coding sequence ATGGCAAACCTGGTATCGATCCGCAATCTGACCAAGACCTACCAGCGCGGCCCCGAAAAGGTCGAAGTGCTGCATGGCATCGACCTGGATATCGAGGAAGGCGACTTCGTCGCCCTGATGGGCCCCTCGGGCTCGGGCAAGACCACGCTGCTGAACCTGATCGGCGGCCTGGATTCGCCCACCACCGGCAGCATCGAAGTGGCCGGCCAGCGCATCGACCAGCTCAATGGCGGCCAGCTGTCGCACTGGCGCAGCCAGAACGTCGGCTACGTGTTCCAGTTCTACAACCTGATGCCGGCGCTGACCGCGCAGAAGAACGTCGAACTGCCGCTGCTGCTGACCAAGCTCGGGGGCGCGCAGCGCAAGCGCAACGCCGAAATCGCGCTGCAGCTGGTCGGCCTGGCCGACCGCACCTCGCACAAGCCGACCGAACTGTCGGGTGGCCAGCAGCAACGCGTGGCGATCGCCCGCGCCATCGTGTCCGATCCGACCCTGCTGATCTGCGACGAACCGACCGGCGACCTGGACCGCGCGTCCGCCGAGGCGATCCTCGGCCTGCTGCAGATGCTCAATCGCGAACACGGCAAGACCATCGTGATGGTGACCCACGATCCGAAGGCCGCCGAGTACGCCACCCACACCCTGCATCTGGACAAGGGCACCCTGGTCGAACAACCCGCGCACGCGGCCTGA